Proteins found in one Camelus bactrianus isolate YW-2024 breed Bactrian camel chromosome X, ASM4877302v1, whole genome shotgun sequence genomic segment:
- the BRS3 gene encoding bombesin receptor subtype-3 produces MSQRQSPNQTSISTTNDTESSSSLVPNHTTNKGRTGDNSPGIEALCAIYITYAVIISVGILGNAILIKVFFKTKSMQTVPNIFITSLAFGDLLLLLTCVPVDATHYLAEGWLFGRIGCKVLSFIRLTSVGVSVFTLTILSADRYKAVVKPLERQPSNAILKTCAKAGCIWIMSMIIALPEAIFSNVYTFHDPNKNVTIEACTSYPVSERLLQEIHSLLCFLVFYIIPLSIISVYYSLIARTLYKSTLNIPTEQQSQARKQIESRRRIARTVLVLVALFALCWLPNHLLYLYRSFTSQTYVDPSAIHLIVTILSRVLAFSNSCVNPFALYWLSKTFQQHFKAQLFCCKAGLPDPPAADTPLDNLAVTGRVPGAASTQVSEISVTLFAGCRVKKEENRV; encoded by the exons ATGTCTCAAAGGCAGTCACCTAATCAGACTTCAATTTCAACCACAAATGACACAGAATCATCAAGCTCTCTCGTTCCTAATCATACCACAAATAAAGGAAGGACCGGAGACAACTCTCCAGGAATAGAAGCATTGTGTGCCATCTATATCACTTATGCTGTGATCATTTCAGTGGGCATCCTTGGAAATGCTATTCTCATCAAAGTCTTTTTCAAGACCAAATCCATGCAGACAGTtccaaatattttcatcaccAGCCTGGCTTTTGGAGATCTTTTACTTCTGCTAACATGTGTGCCAGTGGATGCAACACACTACCTTGCAGAAGGGTGGCTGTTCGGAAGAATTGGCTGTAAGGTGCTCTCTTTCATCCGGCTCACTTCTGTTGGTGTATCAGTGTTCACGTTAACAATTCTCAGCGCTGACAG ATACAAGGCAGTAGTGAAGCCCCTGGAGCGTCAGCCCTCCAATGCCATCCTGAAGACCTGTGCCAAAGCCGGCTGCATCTGGATCATGTCTATGATAATTGCTCTACCAGAGGCTATATTTTCAAACGTTTATACCTTTCATGATCCCAACAAAAATGTGACAATTGAAGCATGTACCTCTTATCCTGTTTCTGAGAGGCTCCTGCAAGAGATACATTCTCTGCTGTGCTTCTTAGTGTTCTACATTATTCCACTCTCGATTATCTCTGTCTATTATTCCTTGATTGCTAGGACTCTCTACAAAAGTACCTTGAACATACCTACTGAGCAACAAAGCCAAGCCCGCAAGCAG ATTGAATCCCGGAGGCGAATTGCCAGAACGGTGTTGGTGCTGGTGGCTCTGTTTGCTCTCTGCTGGTTGCCAAATCACCTCCTGTATCTCTACCGCTCATTCACTTCTCAAACCTACGTGGACCCCTCTGCCATTCATCTTATTGTCACCATTCTCTCTCGGGTTCTGGCTTTCAGCAATTCTTGTGTAAACCCCTTTGCTCTTTACTGGCTGAGCAAAACCTTCCAGCAGCATTTTAAAGCTCAGTTATTCTGTTGCAAGGCAGGGCTGCCTGACCCTCCTGCTGCTGACACCCCTCTTGACAACCTGGCTGTGACGGGAAGGGTCCCGGGTGCCGCGAGCACTCAGGTGTCTGAAATTAGTGTGACCTTGTTCGCTGGGTGTCGTGtgaagaaggaagagaacagagtctag